A genomic stretch from Lepisosteus oculatus isolate fLepOcu1 chromosome 7, fLepOcu1.hap2, whole genome shotgun sequence includes:
- the rras gene encoding ras-related protein R-Ras, which produces MSREPPTDEEKYKLVVVGGGGVGKSALTIQFIQSYFVSDYDPTIEDSYTKITAVDGRPTRLDILDTAGQEEFGAMREQYMRSGEGFLLVFAINDRGSYNEIHKFHTQILRVKDRDDFPMVLVGNKADLAPHRLVSKEEAENFARENRIPYMESSAKIRLNVDEAFQEVVRAIRKFQETESPPTPSHQAGKHQSKSCPCVLL; this is translated from the exons ATGTCTCGAGAGCCGCCCACGGACGAGGAGAAGTACAAACTGGTGGTGGTCGGGGGCGGCGGCGTGGGCAAGAGCGCGCTCACCATCCAGTTCATCCAG TCCTACTTCGTCTCGGACTATGATCCCACTATCGAGGACTCCTACACCAAGATCACGGCGGTGGACGGCCGGCCGACCCGATTAGACA tcctGGACACTGCCGGGCAGGAGGAGTTCGGGGCGATGAGAGAGCAGTACATGCGCTCCGGAGAAGGGTTCCTGCTGGTCTTCGCCATCAACGACCGGGGCAG ctacAATGAGATCCACAAGTTCCACACCCAGATCCTCCGAGTGAAGGACCGGGATGACTTCCCCATGGTTCTGGTTGGGAACAAAGCGGACCTGGCGCCCCACAGACTG GTCTCCAAGGAAGAGGCAGAGAACTTTGCCCGGGAGAACCGGATCCCATACATGGAGTCCTCAGCCAAGATCCGGCTCAACGTGGACGAGGCGTTCCAGGAGGTCGTGCGGGCAATCCG GAAGTTCCAGGAGACCGAGAGCCCGCCCACGCCTTCCCATCAGGCTGGCAAGCACCAGTCCAAGTCGTGCCCCTGCGTGCTGCTGTAA